GGATGCCGCGGTCGGCCTCGATCCGGTCGTCGATCAGGCGGAAGAGCGTGGTCTTGCCGGCGCCGTTGCGGCCGATCAGCGCCAGCCGGTCGCGCGGGCCGATGTGCAGGTCGATGTCGGCCTGCTCGGGCCCGCCGAACAGCCAGCGGCCGCCCTGCTGCAGCCCGAGACCTTCCCAGGAGAGGATCGGTGGTTGTGCCATGAGGCGCGCGAGGTAGGCGAGGGCGCGCCGCGCCGCAAGCGGCGAAGCGTTACTGCCCCTGCGCCGCGCGCTGCTCCTCGACCATCCGCGCCACGCTTTCGAGCAGGGCGGGCGCGTCGTAGACCACGCCGTCCTTGATCGTCCAGCGCACGCCGCCGACGGTCTCGATCCGGTTCGTTTCACGGTTCAGGCGCTTGTGACCGGTGCCGTAAAGGACCTTGAGGTTGTCGAGCGGATTTTCGGGCACGATCACCAGATCGGCCAGCTTGCCGGCCCGGATGCTGCCCATCGGCGGCTCGATCCCCTTCGGCTCGTAGATCTCGCGCGCGCCGTTGATCGTCGCGGCCTGGATCACCTCCAGCGGGCTCAGCCCGGCCTCGCGCAGCATCTCCAGCTCGGCGATATAGGCGAAGCCCCAAGTCTGGTAGATATAGCCGGGGTCGGAGCCAGCGGTGACGCGGCCGCCCTTGTTCTTGAACGCGTTGGTCAGCCGCATCCACGGGCGGTAGAAACGGCGCCAGGCCACTTCGTCCTCGGTCGTCCAGTCGTGGTAGTAGCTGCCGTGGTTGGTCAGGCTCGGCTCGTAGAACTTCATCAGCGAGGGCAGAGTGTACGTGTCGTGCCATTCGAGCGTGCGGGCGCGCATCACGTCGCGGCTGGCGGCGTAGATGTTGAACGTCGGACTCAGCGTCACGCCGCTTTCGACCAGGAAATCGACGTATTCGTCCCATTTCTCGCTGCCCGGCGCGACGATCTGGTCGGCGAGGCGGGCGACTTCGCCGAAGCGGTCCTGCTCGTCGAGATAGTTGTAGCCGGCCGGGTAGCGCGGCACGGTGCCGTCGTTCAGCAGGCTTTCGAAATGGCCGTAGAAGTGCGTCACGCCGTCGAGCCCCAGTTCGACCGCCTTGCGCGCG
The sequence above is a segment of the Pelagerythrobacter marensis genome. Coding sequences within it:
- a CDS encoding amidohydrolase family protein yields the protein MLLAWSAAIAAQPAMEPVPDRQPGEGEGPYPVLVVRGATMIDGTGAPPMGPVDIVVEGDRIAAVHLTGAPQDVLDSASRTIDASGMYVLPGFVDTHGHNGDPAKAPQPSYGYKLWLAHGVTTVRGVSFYFGPDQPDIGDAARSEANTIVAPRLIPYAAFGDKWDGGTPDTPEKARAWVRWIEAAGYHGVKFFNSETPEVLAAALDEADKLGLGTVAHLAQVGVAQVNARKAVELGLDGVTHFYGHFESLLNDGTVPRYPAGYNYLDEQDRFGEVARLADQIVAPGSEKWDEYVDFLVESGVTLSPTFNIYAASRDVMRARTLEWHDTYTLPSLMKFYEPSLTNHGSYYHDWTTEDEVAWRRFYRPWMRLTNAFKNKGGRVTAGSDPGYIYQTWGFAYIAELEMLREAGLSPLEVIQAATINGAREIYEPKGIEPPMGSIRAGKLADLVIVPENPLDNLKVLYGTGHKRLNRETNRIETVGGVRWTIKDGVVYDAPALLESVARMVEEQRAAQGQ